The following is a genomic window from Rhodobium gokarnense.
ACCCGTTTCGCCATCCCGTCGACCCTCAGTGGACTTGGTGTCGACATCAAGGAGTTCGGCTGCATCCGGTCGGAGATCGCAGCGGCCGCACTGGCCGATGCCTGCACGGCCAGCAATCCCCGCAAGCCATCCCAACCCGAGCTGGAGAGCCTGCTCGCCAGCGTCGGCGGATAGCAACCGAGGGAGAACGCAGCAGAGCAGGAGGCCGAAAGAGAAGACGGCAATGGATCAACTTACGAACCTCGTGACGAAGGAGAAGACAATGCAACAGGAAGCACTGGGAATGGTCGAGACCAAAGGCCTGGTCGGCGCGATTGAAGCGGCGGACGCCATGGTCAAATCGGCGAATGTGACAATGATCGGCTACGAGAAGATCGGCTCCGGCCTCGTCACCGTGATGGTGCGCGGCGATGTCGGCGCGGTGAAGGCCGCTACCGACGCCGGTGCCGTGGCGGCCGAGAAGGTCGGCACCGTGGCCTCCGTCCACGTCATCCCGCGGCCGCACACGGAAGTGGAACGCATCCTTCCGCACCCGGCAGCAGTCGCCGCCGAGTAACCCCTGAACCGGACAAGGAGGAGCAGTCATGCAAGACGCTCTTGTCGACCAATTGATGGGGGAAGTCATCCGCAAGATGAATGGCGGGGCAAGCGCCCCCGCCGCCACCCCCGAACCGGCCAGCGCAGCACCCCGCGCCAAGGCCCCGGCAGCGTGCAATCTGACGGAGTTCGTCGGCACCGCCATCGGCAACACGATCGGCCTGGTCATCGCCAATGTCGATCCGCTGCTGCACGAGCAGATGAAGATGGACAAGAAGTACCGCTCCATCGGCATCGTCGGTGCGCGCGTCGGCGCCGGCCCGCACATCTTCGCGGCCGACGAGGCGGTCAAGGCGACCAACTCTGAAGTCGTCCTGATCGAGCTGGCACGCGACACCGAGGGCGGCGCCGGCCACGGCTCGCTGATCATCTTCGGTGCTTCGGACGTCTCCGACGCCCGCCGCGCCGTGGAAGTGACGCTCGGCGAGATCGACCGCACGATGGGCGACGTCTATGGCTCGCCGGCAGGCCACCTGGAGTTCCAGTACACGGCCCGCGCCAGCGCCGCGCTCAACAAGGCGTTCGGCGCACCGATCGGCCAGGCCTTTGGCATCACCGTCGGGGCCCCCGCCGCCATCGGCGTGGTGCTCGCCGATACCGCGGCCAAGGCGGCGACCATCGATGCCGTCGGCTACGCCTCGCCGGCCAATGGCACCAGCTTCTCCAATGAGGTGATCTTCACCTTCAGCGGTGATTCCGGTGCCGTGCGCCAGGCCATCCATGCGGCCCGCGACGTCGGCAAGCAGCTCCTCGGAGCGATGGACCCGACGCCGCTGGTGTCGACCACCACGCCGTACATCTGACCCGCGGGCAAGGAGGACAGTCATGACTGAGCAAAGCCTCGGACTGATCGAAACCATCGGCCTGACTGCAGCCGTCGAAGCCGCAGACGCGGCCGTGAAGGCGGCCAATGTCCAGCTGGTGGGCTACGAACTGGCCAAGGGCGAGGGCATGACCGTCGTCAAGCTGCTCGGGGACGTCGGCGCCATCAAGGCTGCGGTCTCTGCGGGGGCCGCGGCCGCAGGCCGGGTGAACCGTGTCATCTCCACCAAGGTGATCGCACGGCCGGCCGCGGCGCTGTCCCGGCTCGTGGACAGTGCCGAGACCGTGGGCATCGCCGCTCAGCCCCACCCGGCCGACATCCCCTCCCCGGTCAAGACGGAAGCCCCGGCGGAACAACCCGCCGAGGCCCCGGCCGAGAGCCCCACCGAAAAGCCGGTCGAGGAACCCGCTGCGGCGAAGGCCGAACCGCCGGTCGCCGCTCAGTTCCAGACGAAGGCGGAGACGGCGGCTGCGGACGCTGCACCCGTCGAGACCGCTCCCGCCAAGGAACCCGAGGTGACGGTCCCGCCAGTGGACGTCCCGCCAGTGGACGTCCCGCCAGTGGACGCCGCGCCGAAGGCCGCCAACGGCAAGGTCGCGGATGAAAAGCCGGCCGCAAAACGCGCGGCAGACGCCGCACCGAAGAGCGGACCAGGCGACCCCAAGCCGACGCCGCGCAGTCGCCGTGGCGGCACGGCCAAGAAGGCCAAGACGACCTAGCGCCGTCTCCGATCCCCCGCGCATCGGGGTCGGCAACGAAAACGATCCGGGCCTGGCCGTCCTGTGCGGCCCGGCCAACGGTCCCGGCTGCGCCGAAACGGACGCCGGACAACGAATAACAGGACAGGTCGATGCAGCTTGCAGAAAGCACAATCGAACGGATCATCGCGGAGATCCTCGCCCAGGGACAGGCCGCGGCCGAGGCAGTCGCCCGCACCCGCGCGGCGCCGGATCCGGCGCTCATCCCCGTCGGCGTTTCCAACCGGCACATCCATCTTTCGCGCCCCGACATGGACGCCCTGTTCGGCCCCGGCGCGGCGCTGACGCGCAAGAAGGCGATGAAGCAGCCGGGCCAGTACGCGGCCGAGGAAACGGTGACCTTGCGCGGGCCGAAGGGCGAGATCGGCAAGGTCCGCGTGCTCGGTCCGCTGCGCGCAGACACCCAGATCGAGATTTCCGTGGCCGATGGCTTCGTGCTCGGCGTGCGGGCGCCGCTGCGCCTTTCCGGCCGCCTCGACGGCTCGCCCGGGATCGAGGTGATCGGACCCCAAGGCCGCGTCACCAAGGACTACGGCGTCATCGTCGCCCTTCGCCACATCCACATGCCGCCGGAAGTCGCGGCCGGGCTCGGCCTCGCCAATGGCCAGGACGTCGACGTCGAGGTCGACGGTCCGCGCGGCGGCATCATGCGCGGCGTTGCCGTGCGCGCGGCGGAGAACTCGGCCCTGGAAATGCATATCGACATCGAGGAGGCCAACGCTTTCGGGCTGAAGAACGACGATCTCGTGCGGATCCGGAAAGCCTGAGGAAGACGGGCGGACAGGCGATGACCACGGACAAGACATTGCTGCAATTCGCCGGACTGGTCCGGTTCCGCTCGGCCGTGCCCAGCGACGAGCGGGCGCCGGGCGCGCTGAAGGTCGGTGTCGATCTCGGCACGGCGAATCTGGTGCTGGCGGTGGTCGACGCCGACAACCGGCCGGTGGCCGGCATCACCCACCGCTCCAGCGTCGTGCGCGACGGCATCGTCGTCGACTATATGGGCGCCGTGCAGGCGGTTCGCGCCATGAAGGCAGAGCTCGAACAGCGCGTCGGCGTGCCGCTGCAACGCGCCGCCGCCGCGATCCCGCCGGGCATCCATCCGGGCAGCGCCAAGGCCATCGGCAATGTGGTCGAGGCCGCCGATTTCGAGCTCGTCGAGGTTGTCGACGAACCGACCGCCGCCGCCCGCTTCCTCGATATCCGCGACGGCGCCGTCGTCGATGTCGGCGGCGGCACGACCGGCATCTCGGTGCTCAGGGACGGCGACGTCGTCGCCTCCTTCGACGAGGCCACGGGCGGTACGCACATGACGCTGGTGCTGGCGGGCGCGCGCCGGATTCCGTTCGCCGAGGCCGAGGCGGAAAAGCTCGATCCCGACAATGAGCGCGACGTCTTTGCCATCGTCCGTCCGGTCGTCGACAAGATGGCGAGCATCGTCTCCGGCGTGCTCGACAGCCATCCCGAAGTCGCCGTCATCCATGTGGTCGGCGGCGCCTGCTCGTTCAGCGATTTCACCACGGTCTTTGCCAACCAGATCGGCCGCCGTGTCCTCAAGCCGGCCGAGCCGCTGCTCGTCACCCCGCTCGGCATCGCCATGTACCCGAACGAGGCAGGTGCATGATGGACGGCACGCGCCTCGATATCCTGTTTGACCGGGCTCTCCTCGACCTCCTGTCGGACCGGATCGTTGCGGCCCTCAAGACCCGTGCGCGCTCTGCACTGGTGCTGTTTTCCGGCACCGATCTCGGGCTTGAGCCGGCGATCCGCGCGCTGGCGGCCCTTGCCGATGCCGGCTGGCGCTTCGACATTCGCCGCAGCCGCAAGGCCCGTGCTCTGATCACGCCGGAACGCCTGCGGACGGCCGGCGGCGGCGCGCTGGTCCCGGCGCTGGCCGATGCCGACGACCGGCCGGACGACACGGACCTCATCGACCCCGAGACCGTTCTTGCCCGGCACTCGGTCGTGATCGTTCCGACACTCAGCATTGCACTTGCCGCGCGCACGGCGCTCGGGCTTGCCGACAGCGACGTCTCGCAGCTTCTGGCCGGGGCGATCGAACGCGACATGCGGATCGTTGCGGCGCGCGACGGCTGCTGCCCGGCGTCCCGCGAGCGCATCGCCCGCGGCCTCACCGCCAACGCCGCCTACCGGGAGATGGCGTCCGGCCATCTCGGCCGGCTGGAGGCCTACGGCATCGAACTCGCCTGGGCCGCAAGGCTCGACCAGGCCGTCGCCGGGACTCGCGCGGCTGCGCCGGCTTCGGCCAGCGCCCGCCCGGTCAGCCACCCCCAAAACACGACGGCCGGCGTCTTCGGCTGGACCGCGGCCAAGGCGGTCGCAGGAGAAGAGCTGCGGATCGGCCGTGGCGTGCTGGTCACGCCGCTGGCGGCTGAGGAACTCAAGGCCCGCCACGTCCGGCTCGTCAGGGAATAGGGAGAAGGACAATGCATCTCGGACGCGTCATCGGAACGGTCGTCTCGACCAGCAAGGACGCAACGCTTGCCGGCAGCAAGCTTTTGATCGTCGCCCGCCTGACCGAGAAACAGGAGCCCGACGGCTTCACCGAAATCGCCACCGATACGGTCGGCGCCGGCTACGGCGAGATCGTCATCGTCACCACCGGCAGCGCCGCGCGCCAGGCCGGAACCCTCGATCGTTCCGTCACCGATGCCAGCATCGTCGGCATCGTCGACAGCGTCGAGACCCATTAGGGAGCGGACAATGGTCGCCACCGCACACGATGCGCTGATCGAACGGCTGCTTGCGGCGGAACGCCCCGGCACGGCGAGCGCCTCGCTGACGCTGGCTGACGCCGAGTGCCTTGCCGAAAGCGCCGAGGCCAAGGCGCGGCAGATGGCACTGGCCGTCGTCGTCGCAGTGGCCGATGCGGAAGGACAGCAGATCCTGTTCCACAGGATGGACGGCAGCCTGCCGGCGAGCATCGCGCTGGCAACCGACAAGGCCTGGACGGCTGCCGCCTTGCGCATGGGCACCGACGACCTCGGCCGGCTCGCGCAGCCGGGGCAGATGCTCTTCGGCATCGAGGCGACCCATGGCGGACGCATCGTCATTTTCGGCGGCGGTCTTCCCTGCCGGCGGAACGGCACGGTCATCGGCGCCATCGGCATCAGCGGCGGCACGGCGGACGAGGACGTGGTGATCGCGCGCCACGCCGTGAACGCGTTTTCGAACATTTCGGGGCACGACCCCGCCAAAGGAGCGGAAAAATGAACGACCAGGAAATCAGCGACACCGTGGCCCGGGTGCTCGGCGGCTATGGCGAAGCGGCAGCGGCTGCACCCAATATCCCCGCTCCTGCTCCGACCCCTGCGGTCAATGCGAACGGCGCAGCGCCCACCGGGACCGAAACTGCGGTCATGGAAAAAGCCGCTCCGACGACCGCCAGCGCAGCGCCGAAAAATGGCAGCGCGACTCCGGCTCCCGCGGACGTCGACGACCTGATCGCCAGCATCCTGGCCAATGCCGGATCGACGCCGGCGGCGCGCAAGGGACCGGATTACGTGCCCGGATCGAAGCGCTGCTGCTGGCAGCCGGCCCGATCTGAAGACGATCCGGTCGACGACATCGTCAGCCAGGCGCTGATCCGCGAGCTCGGCACAAAGGGCCGTCAGGCGTCCCAGCCAATGCCCTCGGCGTTTGCACCGACACCGGTCCGCGACGCCGAGGGCATGGCCCCGGGCGACGGCGTCTTTGCCACCATGGACGAGGCCATCGCGGCGGCCGAACTGGCGCAACGCCAGTACCTGTTCTGCTCGATGGCCGCGCGCAAGCGGTTCGTCGAGGGCATCCGCGAGGTGTTCCTCGATGAGACAACGCTTAGGCGCATCTCCGAAATGGCAGCCGAGCAGACCGGCATGGGCAACGTCGCCCACAAGATCATCAAGAACCGCCTGGCCGCCGAAAAGGCGCCCGGCGTCGAGGACCTGACCACCGATGCCGAGACCGGCGACGGCGGGCTGACGCTGGTCGAATACTCGCCCTTCGGCGTGATCGGCGCGATCACCCCGACCACCAATCCGACGGAAACCATCATCTGCAATTCCATCGGCATGCTGGCCGCCGGCAATTCGGCCGTCTTCAGTCCGCATCCGCGGGCAACCGAGGTCTCGCTGCTGGCCGTCAAGCTGATCAACCGCAAGCTCGCGGCCCTCGGCGCGCCGGCCAATCTGGTGGTGACGGTGCAAAAGCCGTCGATCGACAACACCAACGCCATGATGAACCACCCGAAGGTGCGGATGCTGGTCGCCACCGGCGGTCCGGGCATCGTCAAGGCGGTGATGTCGACCGGCAAGAAGGCGATCGGCGCCGGCGCCGGCAATCCGCCCGTCGTCGTCGATGAGACCGCCGATATCGAAAAGGCGGCACAGGACATCGTCAATGGCTGCAGCTTCGACAACAACCTGCCCTGCATCGCCGAAAAGGAAGTCATCGCGGTCGACCAGATCACCGATTACCTGATCGCCTGCATGCAGAAATGCGGCGCCTATCTGGTCACCGATCCCACCGTCATCGCGAAGCTTGAGGCGCTGGTGATCAACGACAAGGGCGGCCCGCAGACCTCCTGCGTCGGCAAGAGCGCGGCCTACCTGCTCGACAAGATCGGCAT
Proteins encoded in this region:
- a CDS encoding GlcG/HbpS family heme-binding protein, which produces MVATAHDALIERLLAAERPGTASASLTLADAECLAESAEAKARQMALAVVVAVADAEGQQILFHRMDGSLPASIALATDKAWTAAALRMGTDDLGRLAQPGQMLFGIEATHGGRIVIFGGGLPCRRNGTVIGAIGISGGTADEDVVIARHAVNAFSNISGHDPAKGAEK
- a CDS encoding EutN/CcmL family microcompartment protein, with the protein product MHLGRVIGTVVSTSKDATLAGSKLLIVARLTEKQEPDGFTEIATDTVGAGYGEIVIVTTGSAARQAGTLDRSVTDASIVGIVDSVETH
- a CDS encoding BMC domain-containing protein; amino-acid sequence: MTEQSLGLIETIGLTAAVEAADAAVKAANVQLVGYELAKGEGMTVVKLLGDVGAIKAAVSAGAAAAGRVNRVISTKVIARPAAALSRLVDSAETVGIAAQPHPADIPSPVKTEAPAEQPAEAPAESPTEKPVEEPAAAKAEPPVAAQFQTKAETAAADAAPVETAPAKEPEVTVPPVDVPPVDVPPVDAAPKAANGKVADEKPAAKRAADAAPKSGPGDPKPTPRSRRGGTAKKAKTT
- a CDS encoding phosphate propanoyltransferase; the encoded protein is MQLAESTIERIIAEILAQGQAAAEAVARTRAAPDPALIPVGVSNRHIHLSRPDMDALFGPGAALTRKKAMKQPGQYAAEETVTLRGPKGEIGKVRVLGPLRADTQIEISVADGFVLGVRAPLRLSGRLDGSPGIEVIGPQGRVTKDYGVIVALRHIHMPPEVAAGLGLANGQDVDVEVDGPRGGIMRGVAVRAAENSALEMHIDIEEANAFGLKNDDLVRIRKA
- the pduA gene encoding propanediol utilization microcompartment protein PduA, with the protein product MQQEALGMVETKGLVGAIEAADAMVKSANVTMIGYEKIGSGLVTVMVRGDVGAVKAATDAGAVAAEKVGTVASVHVIPRPHTEVERILPHPAAVAAE
- a CDS encoding aldehyde dehydrogenase family protein, whose amino-acid sequence is MNDQEISDTVARVLGGYGEAAAAAPNIPAPAPTPAVNANGAAPTGTETAVMEKAAPTTASAAPKNGSATPAPADVDDLIASILANAGSTPAARKGPDYVPGSKRCCWQPARSEDDPVDDIVSQALIRELGTKGRQASQPMPSAFAPTPVRDAEGMAPGDGVFATMDEAIAAAELAQRQYLFCSMAARKRFVEGIREVFLDETTLRRISEMAAEQTGMGNVAHKIIKNRLAAEKAPGVEDLTTDAETGDGGLTLVEYSPFGVIGAITPTTNPTETIICNSIGMLAAGNSAVFSPHPRATEVSLLAVKLINRKLAALGAPANLVVTVQKPSIDNTNAMMNHPKVRMLVATGGPGIVKAVMSTGKKAIGAGAGNPPVVVDETADIEKAAQDIVNGCSFDNNLPCIAEKEVIAVDQITDYLIACMQKCGAYLVTDPTVIAKLEALVINDKGGPQTSCVGKSAAYLLDKIGIRVGDEVKVILAELPKEHPFVQEELMMPILPVVRVPSVDDAIDLAVEVEHGNRHTAMMHSTNVRKLTKMAKLIQTTIFVKNGPSYAGIGVGGEGFATFTIAGPTGEGLTSAKSFARKRKCVMVEALNVR
- the eutJ gene encoding ethanolamine utilization protein EutJ; this encodes MTTDKTLLQFAGLVRFRSAVPSDERAPGALKVGVDLGTANLVLAVVDADNRPVAGITHRSSVVRDGIVVDYMGAVQAVRAMKAELEQRVGVPLQRAAAAIPPGIHPGSAKAIGNVVEAADFELVEVVDEPTAAARFLDIRDGAVVDVGGGTTGISVLRDGDVVASFDEATGGTHMTLVLAGARRIPFAEAEAEKLDPDNERDVFAIVRPVVDKMASIVSGVLDSHPEVAVIHVVGGACSFSDFTTVFANQIGRRVLKPAEPLLVTPLGIAMYPNEAGA
- the pduB gene encoding propanediol utilization microcompartment protein PduB is translated as MQDALVDQLMGEVIRKMNGGASAPAATPEPASAAPRAKAPAACNLTEFVGTAIGNTIGLVIANVDPLLHEQMKMDKKYRSIGIVGARVGAGPHIFAADEAVKATNSEVVLIELARDTEGGAGHGSLIIFGASDVSDARRAVEVTLGEIDRTMGDVYGSPAGHLEFQYTARASAALNKAFGAPIGQAFGITVGAPAAIGVVLADTAAKAATIDAVGYASPANGTSFSNEVIFTFSGDSGAVRQAIHAARDVGKQLLGAMDPTPLVSTTTPYI